From a single Halodesulfovibrio marinisediminis DSM 17456 genomic region:
- a CDS encoding aminoacyl-tRNA deacylase: MKTYEDKLSAYLTGQIPSAEHLVFEQSCHSVAEAAEAADASPDELVKNVCMVDSDNNLIVAIVRGADRVSTSRVGKALGVERPRMATFDEVLEKTTYPCGGVPSFGYSAVFLVDTRVTELESVLSGGGSERALVRVNTKDLLQANNAQVVRVRK; this comes from the coding sequence ATGAAGACCTACGAAGATAAACTCAGTGCCTATTTAACTGGTCAAATTCCTTCTGCTGAGCATCTGGTGTTTGAGCAGTCTTGCCATAGTGTGGCAGAAGCGGCAGAGGCTGCTGATGCGTCACCAGATGAGCTTGTAAAGAATGTGTGTATGGTCGATTCAGACAATAACCTTATCGTGGCTATTGTGCGTGGTGCTGACCGTGTAAGTACATCCAGAGTCGGAAAGGCCCTAGGTGTAGAGCGTCCAAGGATGGCTACTTTTGATGAGGTTCTTGAGAAGACAACCTACCCTTGCGGGGGAGTGCCTTCATTTGGATACTCCGCTGTTTTCCTTGTAGATACTCGAGTTACAGAACTTGAATCTGTACTTTCCGGTGGTGGTTCTGAACGAGCGCTGGTGCGGGTGAACACAAAGGATTTATTACAAGCAAATAACGCCCAAGTTGTGAGGGTGAGAAAGTAA
- a CDS encoding sigma-54-dependent transcriptional regulator, giving the protein MSYNKQLLVIDDEPALRMMVRAVVEDAGWSVAEASSGEAGLEHLASHNVNVVLLDMRMTGIDGSETLAIIQEKYPNLPVIMLTAFGTVGSAVEAMKRGAFDYLSKPADNDELIAVLEKAYTHGRLLAENDNLRKKFIGNDPSEKIIGNCEAMQNMLELIRQVGPTEATVLVMGESGTGKELIAEALHERSNRAAFPMVKVNCAALPGNLLESELFGYVRGAFTGAVKDKPGRFQLAKGGTLFLDEVGEMPIELQAKLLRALQERVVEPLGAVKPVEVDVRIIAATNRNLRESVAKGEFREDLYFRLNVLEIISPPLRERLEDLPILVSRLLDKLGRKNRKRVRGVSPDFMQKLTTHSWPGNVRELENVLERALILSRSEILNVESLPPLFTEPPKPAPAMQPQYAPQDLHGYGQPNPAMPNGGEFAGQNPAQSPVDYTRTDFSPQAGYNNQAAYNGQQGYNGQPPMPPQNSNRSISRPKTLDDAERQALIEALNANGGHRERTADALGISRRTLQYKLRKYGLTKRS; this is encoded by the coding sequence ATGTCGTATAATAAACAGCTTTTAGTTATTGATGATGAACCTGCGCTTCGCATGATGGTGCGCGCAGTTGTTGAAGATGCAGGCTGGAGCGTTGCGGAGGCAAGCTCCGGTGAGGCTGGTCTTGAACATCTTGCATCGCACAATGTGAATGTTGTTCTTCTGGATATGCGCATGACAGGTATAGACGGTAGCGAAACTCTCGCCATAATTCAGGAAAAATATCCGAATTTGCCTGTTATCATGCTCACTGCATTTGGAACAGTCGGTTCCGCAGTAGAAGCCATGAAACGTGGTGCCTTTGACTATCTTAGCAAGCCTGCAGATAACGATGAGCTTATTGCAGTTCTCGAAAAAGCCTACACCCACGGCAGGTTGCTCGCTGAGAACGATAATTTGCGTAAAAAATTTATCGGAAATGATCCGTCTGAAAAAATCATCGGTAACTGTGAAGCCATGCAGAACATGCTTGAGCTTATTCGCCAAGTAGGACCTACCGAAGCCACCGTACTCGTCATGGGTGAGTCCGGTACCGGTAAAGAGCTTATAGCTGAAGCCCTGCACGAGCGTAGCAACCGTGCTGCGTTCCCGATGGTTAAAGTTAACTGCGCCGCCTTACCGGGTAACCTGCTCGAAAGTGAGTTGTTCGGTTACGTGCGTGGTGCCTTTACCGGAGCGGTTAAAGATAAGCCGGGTAGATTCCAGCTTGCCAAGGGCGGAACGCTCTTCCTTGACGAAGTGGGCGAAATGCCTATCGAGCTTCAGGCAAAGCTCCTCAGAGCCTTGCAGGAGCGCGTAGTAGAGCCTCTCGGGGCAGTAAAGCCTGTAGAAGTAGACGTGCGCATTATCGCGGCAACTAACCGTAACTTGCGCGAGTCTGTAGCAAAAGGCGAGTTCCGTGAGGACCTCTATTTCCGTCTTAACGTACTTGAGATTATTTCTCCGCCGTTACGTGAGCGTCTGGAAGACTTACCAATTCTGGTCAGCCGTCTTCTCGACAAGCTCGGTCGTAAGAACCGCAAAAGAGTGCGTGGTGTAAGTCCTGATTTCATGCAGAAGCTTACCACCCATTCATGGCCTGGTAACGTGCGGGAGTTGGAAAACGTGCTTGAGCGTGCTCTGATTCTTTCACGGTCTGAGATTCTGAATGTAGAGTCTTTGCCGCCGCTCTTTACAGAGCCTCCAAAGCCTGCGCCTGCAATGCAGCCGCAATACGCTCCGCAAGATTTGCATGGCTATGGTCAGCCGAATCCTGCTATGCCGAATGGTGGAGAATTTGCTGGACAGAATCCAGCGCAGTCTCCGGTTGACTACACACGCACCGACTTCAGCCCGCAGGCTGGGTACAATAATCAAGCAGCATATAACGGGCAGCAAGGCTACAACGGTCAGCCGCCGATGCCGCCGCAGAACAGTAACCGTTCTATCTCGCGTCCAAAAACACTCGACGATGCAGAGCGGCAGGCGCTTATTGAAGCCCTTAACGCCAACGGCGGGCACCGCGAACGCACAGCCGATGCGCTTGGAATTAGCCGACGCACGCTTCAGTACAAGCTCCGTAAGTATGGTTTGACCAAGAGAAGCTAA
- a CDS encoding two-component system sensor histidine kinase NtrB: protein MEVADLSKERSTIIIAIVTLITIGLSLIVSTGQTLQQQEEARLQHLQLTARSVLQSVDISLRTGIMTQNDRVSGLPSTAKFFRELQKSGEVMFVGLLDEKGGQILSSLEGGATNTILFPQQAIPKMVQTGSWNGIAQFGKHRVYVYAKHSNGLATQAMEPGAPRHETFLVVGLDMTKHFAIYKGFKQNALFQAAYILIAAIFTWALAMALLKRRELAGKALQLERFQARLLDNLPDGLLIVGPDNVIRAANPAAHDVFNAKGSGLAGLSVSALPEDLANCLKSVPEDSKVDWEQVTAQGTHLEILSVPLKEHKEAGSRLVLVRDRTRFRELEKSLQDAEKMAALGTLAAGMAHEIRNPLSALRGFAQYFAKKFKGKEPDETYAQTMITEADRLNRVITDLLYLSRPRAVQKEEVDLVELSEGINNLLRLDLESKDVQLEVSLESSYVQADADLLKQTLINLMLNSLDALHASDVEKKQIHIASAYGEDGVWIFVRDNGPGMSKKQIDQAFEPFFTTKSKGTGLGLALVHKTMMEHDGKALIESDAERGCTIALFFPDVEDEDTYVV, encoded by the coding sequence ATGGAAGTTGCAGATTTAAGTAAAGAGCGAAGCACGATTATTATCGCAATTGTTACCCTTATTACAATTGGGCTTTCGCTTATTGTTTCAACAGGACAGACCTTGCAGCAGCAGGAAGAAGCTCGCTTGCAGCATCTTCAACTGACTGCCCGTTCTGTACTTCAGTCTGTTGATATTTCTCTCCGTACAGGGATTATGACGCAGAATGACAGGGTGTCCGGCTTGCCGAGTACCGCAAAATTTTTCCGAGAACTGCAAAAGAGCGGTGAGGTAATGTTTGTAGGGCTGCTTGATGAAAAAGGCGGACAGATTCTTTCCTCGCTTGAGGGCGGTGCTACGAACACCATCCTTTTCCCGCAACAGGCTATCCCTAAGATGGTGCAGACAGGTTCATGGAACGGTATTGCTCAGTTTGGTAAGCATCGTGTGTATGTGTATGCAAAACACAGTAATGGGCTTGCGACACAAGCTATGGAGCCAGGGGCACCGCGGCATGAAACGTTTCTTGTAGTTGGTCTGGATATGACCAAGCATTTTGCCATCTACAAAGGGTTTAAGCAGAACGCGTTGTTTCAGGCAGCGTATATTCTTATAGCTGCAATTTTCACATGGGCGCTTGCAATGGCGTTACTCAAGCGCCGCGAACTGGCTGGTAAAGCGTTACAGCTTGAGCGTTTTCAGGCGCGTCTGCTGGATAACCTGCCGGACGGACTTCTTATCGTAGGTCCGGATAATGTTATTCGTGCGGCTAACCCTGCCGCTCATGATGTTTTCAATGCCAAGGGCAGCGGGCTTGCAGGGCTGTCAGTTTCTGCACTGCCGGAAGATTTGGCAAACTGTCTTAAAAGTGTACCGGAAGACTCTAAAGTAGACTGGGAACAGGTAACTGCTCAAGGAACGCATCTTGAGATTCTTTCCGTACCACTTAAAGAGCATAAAGAAGCAGGTTCACGCCTTGTCCTCGTTCGTGACAGGACACGGTTCCGTGAACTGGAAAAAAGCTTGCAGGATGCGGAGAAGATGGCAGCTCTCGGTACTCTTGCCGCCGGCATGGCACATGAAATTCGTAACCCGCTGAGCGCATTACGTGGATTTGCACAATACTTCGCCAAGAAGTTTAAAGGCAAAGAACCGGATGAAACATATGCTCAGACCATGATTACTGAGGCTGACAGGCTAAACAGGGTAATTACCGACCTGCTGTATCTTTCCCGCCCGCGTGCGGTGCAAAAAGAAGAGGTAGATCTGGTAGAGCTTTCAGAGGGTATCAATAACCTGCTGCGCCTCGACCTTGAGAGCAAGGACGTGCAGCTTGAGGTAAGCCTTGAGTCTTCGTACGTGCAGGCAGATGCCGACTTGCTCAAACAGACGCTGATTAACTTGATGCTGAACAGTCTGGATGCACTGCATGCCTCTGATGTCGAGAAGAAACAAATTCACATTGCTTCTGCCTATGGTGAAGATGGCGTGTGGATATTCGTCCGCGACAACGGACCGGGTATGAGCAAAAAACAGATTGATCAGGCGTTTGAGCCATTCTTTACTACTAAATCCAAAGGTACCGGCCTTGGACTTGCGTTAGTGCACAAAACAATGATGGAGCACGATGGAAAGGCATTGATTGAATCTGATGCTGAACGTGGCTGTACCATTGCACTCTTTTTCCCCGACGTGGAAGATGAGGATACTTATGTCGTATAA
- a CDS encoding dihydrolipoyl dehydrogenase family protein — protein MKYNIVVLGSGPGGLKAATRAASSGLKTALVEKADIGGTCLNWGCIPTKMYLGATAANPLLHTQAKAKTAAGSIDFNLPTIMQKKDRFLKGTRSAAEKQLASLGVDILKGTASFSSPTALTVTNDEGTTEVEFDKVIIATGSMPTAFPGLEPDGDCVLNSSHVLTLTEAPESLIIVGAGAIGLEMGDFFSRLGTKITIVEALPNLAPTEDPDVGDTFRKILKREKWGIRTGEKVQSLKTVDGKAVLTFESGETLTADKALMAAGRKPASESLAPAAAGIECVGAGWITTDDHLLAAENIYAIGDVNGRTLLAHAADHQACYAVNHATGKTTAAYESGPMPACIYGHTEVMRVGPNTAELQKAGYTVETSTSMLVANPIAQSYGSTQGFVKVLWVDNKVHGIVAIGHGVSHLVSAATIIVKQQWAPEDVHSIIWAHPTLDEALEMALLAPRKPA, from the coding sequence ATGAAGTATAACATTGTCGTACTCGGTTCCGGTCCCGGTGGACTTAAAGCAGCCACCCGTGCTGCGTCTTCCGGACTGAAAACCGCTCTGGTTGAAAAAGCCGACATTGGTGGAACCTGCCTCAACTGGGGCTGCATTCCTACCAAAATGTACCTTGGTGCAACCGCTGCCAATCCGCTGCTGCATACACAAGCAAAAGCGAAAACTGCCGCAGGAAGCATTGATTTCAATCTGCCGACTATCATGCAGAAGAAAGACCGCTTCCTGAAAGGCACTCGCTCCGCTGCAGAAAAGCAACTGGCCAGCTTAGGTGTAGACATACTCAAAGGCACTGCATCTTTCAGCAGCCCGACAGCCCTCACCGTTACCAACGATGAAGGCACCACCGAGGTTGAATTTGACAAGGTGATCATTGCCACAGGTTCCATGCCGACCGCATTTCCGGGGCTGGAGCCAGACGGGGACTGCGTCCTCAACTCTTCCCATGTACTCACGCTTACAGAGGCTCCAGAGTCTCTCATCATCGTGGGCGCAGGCGCAATCGGCCTCGAAATGGGTGATTTCTTCAGCCGTCTTGGCACAAAAATCACCATTGTAGAAGCATTGCCAAACCTTGCACCTACAGAGGATCCAGACGTAGGAGACACCTTCCGTAAAATCCTCAAACGTGAAAAATGGGGAATCCGTACCGGCGAAAAAGTACAGAGCCTCAAAACCGTTGACGGCAAAGCTGTTCTCACTTTCGAATCCGGCGAAACACTCACTGCGGATAAAGCGCTTATGGCCGCTGGTAGAAAACCTGCCTCCGAATCACTCGCCCCTGCAGCAGCAGGTATTGAATGCGTAGGTGCAGGCTGGATTACCACAGACGACCATCTGCTTGCAGCAGAGAACATTTACGCCATTGGTGACGTAAATGGTCGCACCCTGCTCGCACACGCCGCAGACCATCAGGCTTGCTACGCCGTAAACCACGCTACTGGTAAAACTACCGCAGCGTACGAATCCGGCCCAATGCCAGCCTGTATCTACGGTCATACCGAAGTAATGCGCGTCGGCCCTAATACAGCCGAACTGCAAAAAGCCGGTTACACCGTAGAAACATCCACGTCCATGCTTGTAGCAAACCCAATCGCGCAGTCCTACGGGTCTACGCAAGGGTTCGTAAAAGTTCTGTGGGTGGATAACAAAGTGCACGGCATCGTCGCAATCGGTCACGGGGTATCTCACCTCGTTTCCGCAGCAACCATCATTGTTAAACAACAATGGGCTCCAGAAGATGTTCATTCCATCATCTGGGCGCACCCAACGCTCGATGAAGCGCTGGAAATGGCTCTGCTCGCACCGCGTAAGCCTGCATAG
- a CDS encoding AsmA family protein, protein MRPAIRVFFYILLTVAVCLGGLSVYAGWYIRSSNFPDLIERNLTEATGFKWLINGELKLSIVPLAIDASDVQVVDPDTEKTIVSVGGVQSKVDIPTLFSGKVLIDHLRLQDLEVVLSDALLAKKEEAKEDVANMDVEFSMGDITGSFDLKGIDIQRGRVVWEQETDSGKDFVAATDLNLNIDFNAKTLFDISFGIENSIVPTNGRLEVVGESDLSLATLTAENVIGSVKWDGDIELEGRVVPTAIKVLYELNWPSREVALTEVKAEVAKGRLDFNGKLTDIDNANWKLAGQAEVQDLSLPYWFGFTENLPTSLNHALDSIDGLLSVELTKDHVWADSLKAEVLGMKLEGVGGVKDFSDPVIYIDASGEDIDVNRIFPELSLTPPDVLPKPTDDAPPIFRLTDDELEKDAKKASANGAEKQNGKTAEKADSLAELSVGYDIRIGAKRATAYGFAIHDLAFRCWPAPNEDTLTSYKIGKAYGGSVDSLLTIADDLRLQATFTNVDSTEISRILTGDTVITGIANGNIDVRAKAKTVFGLAAGLGGTVNAVFKKGYVKSLPTEQPDGTMSSTQNFFDELKIDLSGKSLTKVPDKAGNDLPYYWDISVLYDAKDSDSTYLTRVKGPIIMSAKRVLPVRGDNIDLDLTWMGTMEVSGERVPLSAHLISKTTYNLETEDVTFTNGTLVFDEQSFKIEGSGKRFISAPEFKGNFNGEDFDLRPILQTLNLLRWQTRDPAAFSRAGLRGEIDLRRGRYALYNVIGYVDDSALKGSLLVNLNGKVPTVRADVEVGDIMLNGYFPPEDVDVRAKFFNKKSWNLEWLKEVDVKGSLKVGALRYDPFDIQKLVTPVVIADGKIQIGPLEANLYKGTIAGEFAGVLKEKLDSRVVLNVNGVDLALASKGAAGEDYLGGQGTGYLEATGQLASNYDILASLDGIWGVSVKDGFFGFSKDNNGEIEKTTFDSAVSDGSIRQGIMSSDNTTVTSPFMDMRGGGKIDLPNKKIDYKVSVTYARIPTVPVTIVGSWDDPEITVDGLSVVPRTFGKIGGGVFSILKDAVLIPFRAVDLLPSLK, encoded by the coding sequence GTGCGTCCAGCAATACGTGTATTTTTTTATATTCTTCTTACCGTTGCCGTGTGCCTCGGCGGTCTTTCCGTATACGCAGGGTGGTATATACGGTCCTCAAATTTTCCAGATCTTATTGAACGCAACTTGACCGAGGCTACCGGATTTAAATGGCTTATTAACGGTGAGTTGAAGCTTTCTATTGTGCCGCTGGCTATTGACGCCTCGGATGTGCAGGTTGTTGATCCGGATACAGAGAAAACTATTGTGTCCGTGGGCGGTGTGCAGTCGAAAGTTGATATCCCGACATTGTTCAGCGGCAAGGTGTTAATTGATCACTTGAGATTACAGGATCTTGAAGTGGTGCTTTCTGATGCCTTGCTGGCGAAAAAAGAAGAAGCCAAGGAAGATGTGGCTAATATGGATGTAGAATTCTCCATGGGCGACATTACCGGTAGCTTTGACTTGAAGGGCATTGATATCCAGCGCGGTCGTGTTGTGTGGGAGCAGGAAACGGATAGCGGAAAAGATTTTGTTGCCGCCACGGACCTGAACCTGAATATAGATTTCAATGCAAAAACTCTGTTTGATATCTCGTTTGGAATTGAAAACAGTATCGTACCTACTAACGGGCGGTTGGAGGTTGTAGGCGAGAGCGACTTAAGTCTGGCTACTCTTACTGCGGAAAACGTGATTGGTTCTGTAAAATGGGATGGCGATATTGAGTTGGAAGGGCGTGTTGTGCCGACAGCAATTAAAGTGCTGTATGAACTCAATTGGCCTTCCCGTGAAGTGGCATTAACCGAAGTAAAGGCAGAAGTTGCCAAGGGCAGACTGGACTTTAACGGTAAGTTGACCGACATCGACAACGCGAACTGGAAGCTTGCAGGGCAGGCAGAGGTGCAGGACTTGAGCCTGCCATACTGGTTTGGGTTTACAGAAAACCTTCCGACGAGCTTGAACCATGCTTTGGACAGCATCGACGGTCTTCTTTCTGTTGAACTGACAAAAGATCACGTGTGGGCGGATAGCTTGAAGGCTGAGGTGCTGGGCATGAAGCTTGAAGGCGTCGGTGGCGTGAAAGACTTTTCCGATCCGGTAATTTACATCGATGCATCCGGTGAAGACATTGATGTGAACAGAATTTTTCCAGAACTTAGCCTGACCCCGCCGGACGTGCTTCCTAAACCTACGGACGATGCACCGCCTATCTTCCGCCTTACTGATGATGAACTTGAAAAGGATGCGAAGAAGGCTTCTGCTAATGGTGCTGAAAAACAGAATGGAAAGACGGCGGAAAAGGCAGATTCGTTGGCTGAACTTTCTGTGGGTTACGATATTCGCATCGGTGCAAAGCGTGCAACGGCGTATGGTTTTGCTATCCATGATCTGGCATTCCGCTGCTGGCCAGCTCCGAACGAAGATACGCTTACTTCCTATAAGATCGGCAAAGCTTATGGCGGCAGCGTTGACTCGTTGTTAACCATTGCGGATGATCTACGCCTGCAGGCCACTTTTACCAATGTGGATTCAACAGAGATCAGCCGTATCCTTACGGGAGATACTGTTATTACCGGCATTGCAAACGGTAATATTGATGTTCGTGCTAAGGCGAAAACAGTGTTTGGTTTGGCTGCCGGTCTTGGTGGTACCGTGAATGCAGTGTTTAAAAAAGGATATGTGAAGTCATTGCCGACCGAGCAGCCTGACGGCACCATGTCCTCCACGCAGAATTTCTTTGATGAGCTGAAGATTGATCTTTCCGGTAAGAGTTTAACAAAGGTACCGGATAAGGCAGGAAATGACTTGCCATATTATTGGGATATTTCAGTATTGTATGATGCGAAAGATTCTGACAGTACCTATCTGACCCGTGTTAAGGGCCCGATCATTATGAGCGCCAAGCGCGTTTTGCCTGTGCGCGGTGACAACATCGATCTGGACCTGACGTGGATGGGTACAATGGAAGTGAGTGGCGAACGCGTTCCGCTCTCAGCGCATCTGATAAGCAAGACTACCTACAATCTGGAAACAGAGGATGTGACATTTACCAATGGTACATTGGTGTTCGACGAACAGAGTTTCAAAATTGAGGGTAGCGGCAAGCGCTTTATTTCAGCGCCTGAATTTAAAGGAAACTTTAATGGTGAAGACTTTGACCTGCGCCCGATACTACAGACTCTGAATCTGCTGCGATGGCAGACTCGCGATCCCGCAGCGTTCAGCCGTGCTGGGCTGCGTGGTGAAATTGACCTGCGCAGGGGGCGCTATGCGCTGTATAATGTTATCGGATACGTGGATGATTCCGCATTGAAAGGCTCCTTGCTGGTTAACCTGAATGGAAAAGTCCCGACCGTGCGTGCGGATGTCGAGGTGGGCGACATTATGCTTAACGGCTACTTCCCGCCTGAAGATGTGGATGTACGTGCGAAGTTCTTTAATAAGAAGTCGTGGAATCTTGAATGGCTTAAAGAAGTGGATGTTAAAGGCAGCCTTAAAGTAGGCGCGTTGCGCTATGATCCTTTTGATATCCAAAAGCTTGTGACTCCGGTGGTTATTGCTGACGGAAAAATTCAGATAGGGCCATTGGAAGCGAACTTGTACAAAGGCACGATTGCCGGTGAGTTTGCAGGCGTGCTTAAAGAGAAGCTGGATAGCCGCGTTGTGTTGAACGTTAACGGCGTGGACTTGGCATTGGCTTCTAAAGGCGCAGCAGGCGAAGATTATCTTGGTGGACAGGGTACAGGCTATCTGGAAGCAACAGGGCAGCTTGCCTCTAACTACGATATCTTAGCCAGTCTTGATGGCATCTGGGGAGTTTCCGTTAAGGATGGCTTCTTTGGATTCAGCAAGGATAATAACGGAGAGATTGAAAAAACAACATTCGACTCTGCTGTGAGTGATGGCAGCATCAGGCAGGGCATCATGAGCAGTGATAATACCACTGTTACTTCTCCGTTTATGGATATGCGCGGTGGCGGTAAAATTGATCTGCCGAATAAAAAGATTGATTATAAGGTAAGCGTGACATATGCCCGCATCCCGACGGTTCCAGTAACCATTGTAGGCAGCTGGGATGACCCGGAAATTACAGTGGATGGTTTGAGCGTTGTACCGCGTACCTTCGGTAAGATTGGCGGCGGCGTGTTCTCCATTCTTAAAGATGCAGTGCTCATTCCGTTTAGGGCTGTGGATTTACTGCCTTCTCTTAAATAA
- a CDS encoding D-2-hydroxyacid dehydrogenase produces the protein MKTVILDGVTLNPGDNPWTPIEDLLPVTLYEKTEDEDIIQRSKDAEILLTNKTPLTKETLEQLPNLKYIGVLATGYDVVDIKAAAERDIPVTNTPGYANNAVPEHVFALIFECYRQVSLHSQQVKDGEWGKNGQFCFWSTSQRELGGKTIGIIGFGNTGNNVARIANGFGMNILAYAPRPKPMPSYDNFAYAPLKEVLEKSDIITLHCPLTEETKHIINEETLALMKPDAIIINTARGPLLDEPAVAKALNSGKLGGLAVDVVSEEPIAKDHPFLSTPNTFITPHLAWATVEARTALMQIAADNIQAFLDGTPQNVVNGVTGK, from the coding sequence ATGAAGACAGTAATTCTTGATGGTGTAACACTTAATCCCGGTGACAACCCGTGGACTCCGATTGAAGACCTTCTTCCTGTTACGCTGTACGAAAAAACAGAAGACGAAGATATTATTCAGCGTAGTAAAGACGCAGAAATCTTACTGACCAACAAAACTCCGCTTACAAAAGAAACCCTAGAACAACTTCCGAATCTCAAATATATTGGTGTGCTTGCCACCGGCTACGACGTGGTCGACATTAAAGCCGCTGCTGAACGTGATATCCCGGTAACCAACACCCCGGGCTATGCAAACAACGCAGTACCTGAACACGTATTCGCGCTTATCTTCGAGTGCTACAGACAAGTAAGTCTCCATTCCCAGCAAGTAAAGGATGGGGAATGGGGCAAAAACGGCCAGTTCTGCTTCTGGAGCACTTCACAGCGTGAACTTGGCGGCAAAACTATCGGCATCATCGGCTTTGGTAACACCGGCAACAACGTTGCACGCATCGCAAACGGTTTCGGTATGAACATTCTTGCCTATGCACCGCGTCCAAAGCCAATGCCAAGCTACGACAACTTCGCTTACGCGCCTCTCAAAGAGGTTCTCGAAAAATCAGATATCATCACTTTGCACTGCCCGCTCACAGAAGAGACCAAACACATCATCAACGAGGAAACCCTCGCGCTCATGAAGCCGGATGCAATCATCATCAACACCGCACGCGGCCCGCTTCTTGATGAGCCAGCAGTCGCAAAAGCGCTCAACTCCGGAAAGCTCGGCGGTCTCGCGGTAGACGTTGTAAGCGAAGAACCGATCGCAAAAGATCATCCGTTCCTCTCTACGCCAAACACGTTCATCACACCCCACCTTGCATGGGCGACTGTTGAAGCACGTACAGCGCTTATGCAAATAGCAGCAGACAACATTCAAGCGTTTCTTGACGGTACTCCGCAGAACGTTGTGAATGGGGTAACAGGCAAGTAA
- a CDS encoding OmpA family protein, giving the protein MTIKRTLLIALSLVLFATSVVQAQEFILQPKVASFNFLIDDSGSMMMHEAQTGKKKIVLAKEVVQRINEAMPPLPYMAAAQTFTPFQPIVGYGPFDPAVMAKAVNSITTDKEIRARWTKMGEAFDMLTPMATKMAPKGAVVLVTDGVSNMGPDPVDSLMGFYNANPGMCVHFISFADTAEGSKTIMELFNLNTCSVMADGKTLLNDPVAFNEFMVDVFYTPIEVVDEVIVIDNVLFKFDSSAILPAARPILDEAAALIMSSGDSTTVIGHTDSVGTAQYNMGLSLRRAMSVRNYLIRKGVPQDLIEVVGKGEFDPEYTNETAEGRRLNRRVTIVLD; this is encoded by the coding sequence ATGACGATTAAGAGAACATTGCTTATCGCGCTTTCTCTTGTGTTGTTTGCGACATCCGTAGTCCAGGCGCAAGAGTTCATCCTTCAACCTAAAGTTGCCAGTTTCAACTTCCTAATTGACGACTCTGGCTCCATGATGATGCACGAAGCGCAAACTGGAAAGAAAAAGATCGTTCTTGCCAAAGAAGTGGTACAGAGGATCAACGAAGCAATGCCGCCGCTTCCTTACATGGCAGCAGCACAGACCTTCACACCTTTCCAGCCAATCGTTGGCTACGGACCATTTGATCCTGCAGTAATGGCAAAAGCAGTTAACTCCATTACTACAGACAAAGAAATCCGTGCACGTTGGACCAAAATGGGTGAAGCATTTGACATGCTCACACCTATGGCAACCAAAATGGCACCTAAAGGTGCAGTAGTGCTCGTTACTGACGGTGTTAGCAACATGGGTCCAGACCCAGTTGATTCCCTCATGGGATTCTACAACGCTAACCCTGGCATGTGCGTACACTTCATCTCTTTTGCAGACACTGCAGAAGGTAGCAAAACCATAATGGAACTCTTCAACCTTAACACTTGTTCTGTAATGGCAGACGGTAAAACATTGCTTAATGATCCGGTTGCATTCAACGAGTTTATGGTTGACGTATTCTACACCCCAATCGAAGTTGTTGACGAAGTTATCGTAATTGATAACGTACTCTTCAAGTTTGATTCCTCTGCTATCCTCCCAGCAGCACGTCCAATTCTGGATGAAGCAGCAGCTCTGATTATGTCTAGCGGCGATAGCACCACCGTTATTGGTCATACCGATTCCGTCGGTACAGCCCAGTACAACATGGGTCTCTCACTTCGTCGTGCCATGTCTGTGCGTAACTACCTGATCAGAAAAGGTGTACCACAGGATCTCATCGAAGTAGTTGGTAAAGGCGAATTTGACCCTGAATATACAAACGAAACAGCCGAAGGCCGTCGACTCAACCGTCGCGTAACCATCGTGCTTGATTAG